CTAGGGGAAGGCTAGCTTGCATACTGCGACTCCATAATACCTGGTAAAAGGATCCAACTTTTTAGAGGTAGTAGACAGGCACTTTAAAGCAACTTTACTGTTGTTTTTGGTTCAAAAGCTTCAATTTCAAACGAGTCATGCTAACATCACATACAAGAGGACATTACATTATGATCATCTAGTCATTGATTGTCTCAGTCGTTTGTCTACCATCTTCCTTTACAGCACAAGGAATTTAATGACATCttcgtttttttctttcatattttatatgttttaatatgATACATACCCGGTTTATAATGAACTCCATCCTTTTTATGATTCCAGCTTTAATCATATGCAAATCTCCTTTTATATATGAGCACTCACAACCATAGTTTCCAGAGCTAGTTTAAGGTTTCATCTGAACAAAGGCTCGGATTGTTGGGTTGCTGGGCTAGTTCACCGGATCAAATCCCGTCTCAATTACTTTCTtaacaaaataacattattttgctccttcttctaaatttctttttagtgTTGATCCAACTAGGTTTGAATTAATCGAGTTTGACTGAGTTAATTTGCTAAGTTTGATAACATCAATGTATTTTTAGTTCAAATTCAAACACGATTTGAAATGATCAGGTTTTCATTTATGAATTTTCCAAATCAATCaactaaaccaaaccaaatttaataaatattctcGCAACTATGATCATCaacctaattaattttaagaaatctTTTGCTGcagtaatattttgaaaagatgcaaacaaataatttctttctctctaaGAGACGTTCGAATGAACAACACATCTTTAGGATTGGAAAACTCCAAAACCATTTTTAAGGAATTCGAGAACTTTATAAATAGCATACATGCAAGTATAGAAACTGATGAATCAACTGGGAGATGAAATTGTGGTGGATTAGAATGATTGATTAATTGTGTCATTAGagagtgtaaataaaaaattaagcaagatTGTTTagtttaacaaaacaaaacaaaaaagcttactaaaaataaaaatatttcaagaaaagtATTAGAGTTTATACATGTTACAACTATAAGCATGCGATAACCTTGTGAACATATATATCATGTCAATCATGATATCAAATACTAACATGTATAAAAGTTTCAACAAGCATACTTAGTGTGCATTCAAAGAAACTTAAGAGattgaaaaaactattatacCATGCATACCgaagaaaatgattaaacaaaaacaaaaaatttacttgttgaaacactttaaaattgATGAAGTTTCGTTGTTTTTAAGGATAAATCAAGACTTTATTGCTTATCTCTTGGTGTAATGAATGTTTGCAATAAGTTTCTCAAGATTCCAACAACATTGTCTTAGTTTAtatgcatttctaaataagaTATCTGAACCAAATATTATATAactcaaatatcttttaaaaaagtgaaCCTAAACTCTATATTTGGAaggaaaatcaaagcataaaaaagaagaagaagaaaagcactAAAAATGAGATGagaaagaatatataaaaatttgaaaaatattgtcaCAAACTCTTCATTCACCtctttttatagtgaattttgaaaGCTCAAAGGTTAGAGaactaattcaaaattaatttccatCATTATTAATACTTGATTAGATatcataaatcaataattaaatataaacataatagccataaatataaattttttgagcCGCAAAAACTATTCAGATTTGTATAAGATACTTTTGGAATAGACTATTAACATTCACAAGAAATAATTCTTCATGGAAcagatcaaattcaaattttagctagtaaaaaataattttctgtaacccaaaatattattttactataaacTCATGCTTAAGCCCAACCCTTATATTGAGTTTAAGCTTAAAACTCATTTTGCATATAATTTCTATTCTCTAAaaatttgagtgttttttttttactcaaatctaactttttaactttttattttataaataccaataaaattttgattcttttttatatagaataaaaGCTTTTGGAAAGTTTTATTAAAAGATGTGAATCAAGGtttgtatatattaattttactaatttatttaaattatattaatattttatattaaaaggcatacatttaaagattaaattcaaataaattttcaacctaaaaaataaatatactcgATTTTGTTCTCATATGCacattaatcatattttttaatcaaatttcgtaaagagaaatgaaaatataataatcacaGCCTTTCTGAGCACGTAGAGCCAGCAGGCGGTGACCAGCAATAGTTAGGGCAGGGCAGAACGcagacataaaaaacaattcgaaCTTTAGCCATTTCCTCAAGGTCTCACTCATCCTTTGAAAGCCAGGGAGGTCACACACAGCACTAACCACAAGTCAGACCCCATAAGCAAACGAAAACCAGCTCAAGAAAACACTGAATATGATATTCTTCTTAATTTCTCCTCTCCATCTCTTTTACTGAACAAAATATGTCAAGATAATAGTAACAGGCTAACAGCCATACCCATTAATCCCATCTTGGAATCCACAGCTCACTTTCCGGGTTATTGGGCTCCGGATCTGCCACCCAATTCACCAACACAGCACTCTTTTTCTCGGGTTTCCCATAAACATCCCCCATATATTCCCTTTGATCGTCTCGATCTCTAtgcattctctctctctttctcgaaGAACCAACACAAAACAAAGTACAGATATAAGTCTTTTTGCTAAGTTTTATTAGTAGTACTGCTTATACATACCAAGCTAAACAAAGTCTTCTTgcacatatatatttattgatagTAGTAGTATTTTGGTGTCATATATTTGCATGCATGGCAGGAAATCCTCCACCTGAAGGGTTGGGAGATGATTTCCTCGAGCAGATCTTGGCAGCGCAGCCACCTGGTTACGGTGGTGGTGGGGAGGTTATGGGGTCCACTAGCCTGCCCATGATGGGGCTGCAGTTAGGGTCTTGTGCTGGTAATGTTGGATTACTGAGGAGTAATGCTAATAATAACATGGGAATGATGCCTTTAGGGCTGAACTTGGAGCATCATGGGTTTTTAAGGCAACAGCAAGATGATAGTGGTAGTTCCTTAGATACCAACAACAGCAATAATATCAATAACACTCCTCCTTCTATAAAATCTGCTCGAATCTTGGTAAGCTctatctttttttcctctctaatTGCTACtgttattctgttttttttgtctaaatccTCTTGTTAATGCTAACTtattatttactctttttttttctttgtctatCTTGGTGGTTTTCTAAGTGGACTTGTCTGCTTGTTTGCTTGTACTTTTGAGTTGGTTTTGGTATCTGTTTTTTTGCATTTGTCTTGTCATTTTTCTGGATTTTGTTTTGGTAAGAATAAAGATAACTGTCgcgcgcgcatatatatatatatgggatgtgtcagttttggatttctttgaGTGCATAACATGATGATACTAATaggttattttgttttccgGTTCAGGAAACATTTTGATTTCTTGCTAAGCTAGTTTGGAAAAACACTGATATAGTTTACTgtgtttctcttctctcattagATAAAAAACTTGATAATATTACCAACCCATCAAAATTTGGAAAATGGAAACCGGAGACTATGAGGCTCATGACTTTGCTAATGGTAAATTTGGTCCAAAGGCTTGATTTGTAACTATGTAATTGTGGTGGCAGGGGAGAGATTCGGTGCACATGACAAGCTTGTTTCCAACATTTGGACATCTGCAGATTCATTCATCAATCCGGCCTACACCACCTCCTCCTGGACCACCTCAAATTCACCAGGTAAGAAACATGAGTGTTTGGACTAAAACACCTTGCTATTCACCTACATCTGGACAGCTTTTGTTATTCAACCATGTAAAATCTGGACATCTCAGATAGAACTACGTACCTTCTTCATTTTCTCCTTTCTATTTAAATTTGAGACTGAGAAGTACTGCCCTTTTTGATTgggataataattgtttttggttGTTAAATTCTTGgttactaaaaaattatattcaagaCTGGATGGCGTTTCATTTAATTGTTGGACAATATCATTaggatgtgatttttttcttcaagtgtTCAGAATCTTGTGCTTTTAGGAGAAAGTATCACTGCACTAAATGCTTATTGGTACAATAGTACCTAGCTAgttgttttttcatcatttctaGCGGTAGTCTTTGTCAATATTCAGTGGAAAGATGAGTGTCAGCATGCGCTTGTATAATTGCAGTACTCCTTAGGTAACTTGTGAATgcgtttctcttttcttgttgaGTCTCACCAATAAAAAGAAGAGTACTCCCTCTCAGGAATTAATTGATCCTGGTCAAATGTTCATTATTTCTCAAATTTTCATGCTTCGGCATTTTCTGgggtcaaaattaaaaattcgcTGAATTTCTTATTCGACCCAACTTTCCATTGTCAGCCTTAGTTGAATcggtttaattaatttgtgcaaGAACATGTCTTGAAAAGTGTTGTGCAACCGTGAATGTGCAGCTAATTAATTTGTACTGATTCTAGCTGAAATCCCTAGACCTGGGAAAAGAATAGTTTGAGAGGCCTTGAAGTTCTAGTAATTATGCATGCATTAAAAATGATCAAACCCCAGAGAGAAATATCACATTGTGAATTAGTAGCTGCATGTATCACTTGCAAAGGCAGTCAATGCTGACAGATTTATCGTTTTGCCTGCCTTCTCTTTAAGGAGTACTATATGTTTTACTTGATGgataattttttccttcttaaaccCCCATCATTGCATTGCATCTAAACATTTACCATCTGTTGTTTAAACTTTTTGCACAGATTAATAGCCATCCAAACCCAGGAGCAGTTTCAGCTGTACCACAACCGCCTGGCATACGGCCAAGGGTGCGAGCAAGACGGGGCCAAGCCACGGATCCACACAGTATTGCTGAGAGGGTATAAACTTGATCTCTATTTGCTCGATATTTCTGTTTATGGAATCTGTATATGAATATTCGTGTGGTTTCTTGGAAAATGTCTCCATATTTAAGTTGCAGAACAAGTAATTcgttatgcttaattttttttcaacatttctaTAGCTGTTTCTGTATTGGTATAGATCTTTAACCAGTTTTTGATCATATGTTTTCTGGATGCAGCTGCGAAGAGTAAGAATCACGGAGAGGGTGAAGGCGTTGCAAGAATTGGTTCCCACTTGCAACAAGGTTTGCATATACTCGGTGCATTTACACACAGTCAACTGGAGTTCTTCCTGTTCCTCTCCATAAATTTCCAATTATTGAATCTGCAACCAATTAATTCTGGTTCTGCATGTATCTATTGTTGAATCCTTTTATTCTTAACTCATGAAATTAATAGTTCGAATTGCAATGTCGACAACATCAAGGAGTCGGTTTCTTTCCGAAACCACAAGATTAATTTCACCTTAGCAGATCTTTTTGTAGTTCCTAATTTTATTCTATGCTAACATATTCCAAATTCCATGCAGACAGATAGGGCAGCCATGCTTGATGAAATTGTGGACTATGTGAAGTTTCTAAGACTCCAAATCAAGGTATTAGAATCAGAAGGCGCCTTTGCTATCCTAACAGATTTATAATCTAGAGGAGATTGATTATATTCctatattattcaaaattatctttctgGTATGCATTATTAAAGCATTAACAGGCTCTCACCTTGCTATCCAGAAGGCGACTCTGATTCCAATAAGTCTATAAATTTTCTCAGGAGTTCTTCATATCATGGTGGGGCCATAACCTTTTGACTATCCTAGACATAGTTGAAGacctttaaatatttgtttaaatgaATTAGTTAAGATGTCGAGCCTGAAGTGGAACTGCCTTTCGTCGGCATCTGCACGCTTGCAATTAAATCATCATTGAATACATGAACTAGAAAGGGACATGAACTGTACTACTGGCATTTCTGTCCTCATTTTTCTTGCACTATTTTTCTTGACCTCCATAATAATACTTCGATTTCATTTGCATGCTCAATCAGGTTCTGAGCATGAGCAGACTAGGTGCAGCAGGCGCTGTGGCTCAGCTTGTAGCCGATGTACCATTGTCATCAGTTCAGGTAGTAGAGTTAGAAGAAATGTTAATTAACACTtcttttcttaaacttttttttttatcatatctaTTAAGTTATGGTTTTGATGAGATTAAGGGAGAGGGCAATGAAGGAGGAGCCAATCAGCAATCTTGGGAAAATTGGTCAAATGATGACACTGAACAAGAAGTAGCTAAGTTAATGGAAGAAGACGTTGGAGCTGCCATGCAATTCCTTCAGTCGAAGGCACTCTGCATCATGCCCATATCACTTGCTTCAGCAATCTTCCGAGCACGCCCACCTAACGCATCAACACTCATCAACACCGAATCGAACACCCCTTCATAAACCTAAGCAAGAAAGTGCATACTTCGTGTGCTCGTCGATCATTCCAGCAGGCATCTGGGTCCCAAATCTTGTTCTTGTCCCATTTTTACATCGACAGTCAGTTCAAGTGTCAACTTCCACTAGTCGACCTtactgaaagaaagaaaaaaataattaattcagaGAAATTGTACTTCTT
This window of the Populus trichocarpa isolate Nisqually-1 chromosome 13, P.trichocarpa_v4.1, whole genome shotgun sequence genome carries:
- the LOC7487670 gene encoding transcription factor UNE12 isoform X3, whose amino-acid sequence is MAGNPPPEGLGDDFLEQILAAQPPGYGGGGEVMGSTSLPMMGLQLGSCAGNVGLLRSNANNNMGMMPLGLNLEHHGFLRQQQDDSGSSLDTNNSNNINNTPPSIKSARILGRDSVHMTSLFPTFGHLQIHSSIRPTPPPPGPPQIHQINSHPNPGAVSAVPQPPGIRPRVRARRGQATDPHSIAERLRRVRITERVKALQELVPTCNKTDRAAMLDEIVDYVKFLRLQIKVLSMSRLGAAGAVAQLVADVPLSSVQGEGNEGGANQQSWENWSNDDTEQEVAKLMEEDVGAAMQFLQSKALCIMPISLASAIFRARPPNASTLINTESNTPS
- the LOC7487670 gene encoding transcription factor UNE12 isoform X1 gives rise to the protein MAGNPPPEGLGDDFLEQILAAQPPGYGGGGEVMGSTSLPMMGLQLGSCAGNVGLLRSNANNNMGMMPLGLNLEHHGFLRQQQDDSGSSLDTNNSNNINNTPPSIKSARILGRDSVHMTSLFPTFGHLQIHSSIRPTPPPPGPPQIHQINSHPNPGAVSAVPQPPGIRPRVRARRGQATDPHSIAERLRRVRITERVKALQELVPTCNKTDRAAMLDEIVDYVKFLRLQIKVLSMSRLGAAGAVAQLVADVPLSSVQVVELEEMLINTSFLKLFFLSYLLSYGFDEIKGEGNEGGANQQSWENWSNDDTEQEVAKLMEEDVGAAMQFLQSKALCIMPISLASAIFRARPPNASTLINTESNTPS
- the LOC7487670 gene encoding transcription factor UNE12 isoform X2, giving the protein MAGNPPPEGLGDDFLEQILAAQPPGYGGGGEVMGSTSLPMMGLQLGSCAGNVGLLRSNANNNMGMMPLGLNLEHHGFLRQQQDDSGSSLDTNNSNNINNTPPSIKSARILGRDSVHMTSLFPTFGHLQIHSSIRPTPPPPGPPQIHQINSHPNPGAVSAVPQPPGIRPRVRARRGQATDPHSIAERLRRVRITERVKALQELVPTCNKTDRAAMLDEIVDYVKFLRLQIKVLSMSRLGAAGAVAQLVADVPLSSVQIKGEGNEGGANQQSWENWSNDDTEQEVAKLMEEDVGAAMQFLQSKALCIMPISLASAIFRARPPNASTLINTESNTPS